The following coding sequences lie in one Desulfovibrio aminophilus DSM 12254 genomic window:
- the gpmI gene encoding 2,3-bisphosphoglycerate-independent phosphoglycerate mutase — MSRLTPTLLLILDGWGQAPAGPGNAVSLARTPNLDRLLAEYPYAPLRCSGRAVGLPEGFMGNSEVGHMNIGAGRVVYQDMTRIDLAVEDGSFFTNPAFTDLCAAVRASGGRLHLMGLVSDGGVHSHQNHIYALLEAARKQGVSQVFVHVFLDGRDTPPDSGVNYVRALAERMRGIGVGRIATLTGRYYAMDRDRHFERNEPAWRALVLGEGEAVADPVEAVRAAYAQGQTDEFVKPRVVVEDGAPVGRILDGDGVFFFNFRADRARQIVRALFEEDFREFERPLFPRLAGLATMTRYEQSFPLPVAFPPQDLGDTLGETLSRAGLRQLRIAETEKYAHVTYFLNCGREEPFPGEDRVLIPSPRDVATYDLKPGMSAVQVTDTLLEKWGTYDLVVCNLANLDMVGHTGVIPAVIEACEVVDACVGRLAERVLADGGRLLLTADHGNAEEMIDKNGGPQTAHSTNPVALVHVERGAEKARVRPGVLGDIAPTILDLWGLPRPEAMSGAPLVTRGES; from the coding sequence ATGAGTCGCCTCACGCCCACGCTCCTGCTCATCCTGGACGGCTGGGGCCAGGCCCCGGCCGGGCCGGGCAACGCCGTGTCCCTGGCCCGTACGCCCAACCTGGACCGTCTTCTGGCCGAATACCCCTACGCCCCGCTGCGCTGCTCGGGCCGCGCCGTGGGCCTGCCCGAGGGCTTCATGGGCAACTCCGAGGTGGGGCACATGAACATCGGCGCGGGCCGCGTCGTCTACCAGGACATGACCCGCATCGACTTGGCCGTCGAGGACGGCTCGTTCTTCACCAATCCGGCCTTCACCGACCTCTGCGCGGCCGTGCGCGCTTCGGGAGGCCGCCTGCATCTCATGGGCCTGGTCTCGGACGGCGGGGTCCACAGCCATCAGAACCATATCTACGCCCTGCTGGAGGCGGCTCGGAAACAGGGAGTGTCCCAGGTCTTCGTGCATGTCTTCCTGGACGGGCGCGACACCCCGCCGGACAGCGGGGTGAACTACGTCCGCGCGCTGGCCGAGCGGATGCGCGGGATCGGCGTCGGCCGCATCGCCACGCTCACCGGCCGTTATTACGCCATGGACCGCGACCGCCATTTCGAGCGCAACGAGCCCGCCTGGCGGGCCCTGGTGCTCGGCGAGGGCGAGGCGGTCGCTGATCCCGTGGAGGCCGTGCGCGCGGCCTATGCCCAGGGCCAGACCGACGAATTCGTGAAACCCCGCGTGGTGGTCGAGGACGGCGCGCCCGTGGGACGCATTCTCGACGGCGACGGGGTGTTCTTCTTCAACTTTCGGGCCGACCGCGCCCGCCAGATCGTCCGGGCCCTGTTCGAGGAAGATTTCCGGGAGTTCGAACGCCCGCTGTTCCCTCGCCTCGCGGGCCTGGCCACCATGACCCGTTACGAACAGTCCTTTCCCCTGCCGGTGGCCTTTCCGCCGCAGGATCTCGGGGATACCCTCGGGGAGACGCTCTCCCGCGCGGGTCTGCGCCAGCTGCGGATCGCCGAAACCGAGAAATACGCCCACGTGACCTATTTCCTGAACTGCGGCCGGGAGGAGCCTTTCCCGGGCGAGGACCGGGTGCTCATCCCTTCGCCTCGGGACGTGGCCACCTACGACCTGAAGCCCGGCATGAGCGCGGTCCAGGTCACGGACACCCTGCTGGAGAAATGGGGAACATACGACTTGGTCGTGTGCAACCTGGCCAACCTGGACATGGTCGGTCATACCGGCGTCATCCCGGCGGTGATTGAGGCCTGCGAGGTGGTGGACGCCTGCGTGGGACGTCTGGCCGAGCGGGTTCTGGCCGACGGCGGCCGCCTGCTGCTTACGGCCGACCACGGCAACGCCGAGGAGATGATCGATAAGAACGGCGGTCCCCAGACTGCCCACAGCACCAACCCTGTGGCCCTGGTCCATGTGGAGCGGGGGGCGGAGAAGGCCCGGGTGCGCCCCGGCGTCCTCGGCGACATCGCCCCCACCATTCTGGATCTTTGGGGCCTGCCCAGGCCCGAGGCCATGAGCGGCGCGCCCCTGGTGACGCGAGGAGAATCGTGA
- a CDS encoding DMT family transporter yields the protein MDDQRRAYLCGGLAVLVWSTVATAFKIALRTLDPLQLLLLADAVSILALLAVLAARGRLGLLRAMSRREKLLCCGLGLLNPFLYYVVLFQAYALLPAQEAQPLNYTWAVTLSLLAVPLLGQRLRPRDLAAILVSYAGVVVISCRGDLTGLRFSNPQGVALALGSTLLWALYWIGNTRLKADPVAALLLNFLAAFPCILAATLAFSALPPLGWAGLLAGAYVGLFEMGLTFVLWLSAMRLAARTPSGTARVANLIFLSPFLSLVFIHFLLGEAIRASTLAGLVCIIAGNALQQTGKQTK from the coding sequence ATGGACGACCAGCGCCGGGCGTATCTCTGCGGCGGGCTCGCCGTGCTCGTCTGGAGCACGGTGGCCACCGCCTTCAAGATCGCCCTGCGCACCCTCGACCCGCTCCAGCTCCTGCTGCTGGCCGACGCGGTCTCCATTCTGGCCCTGCTGGCGGTGCTGGCCGCCCGGGGCCGCCTGGGACTGTTGCGCGCCATGTCCCGGCGCGAGAAGCTCCTCTGCTGCGGCCTGGGCCTGCTCAATCCGTTCCTCTACTACGTGGTCCTGTTCCAGGCCTACGCGCTTCTGCCCGCCCAGGAGGCCCAGCCCCTGAACTACACCTGGGCCGTGACCCTGAGCCTACTGGCCGTGCCCCTGCTGGGCCAGCGCCTGCGCCCCCGGGATCTGGCCGCCATCCTCGTCAGCTACGCCGGGGTGGTGGTCATCTCCTGCCGGGGCGACCTGACGGGTCTGCGCTTCAGCAATCCCCAGGGCGTGGCCCTGGCCCTGGGCAGCACCCTGCTCTGGGCCCTGTACTGGATCGGCAACACCCGGCTCAAGGCGGACCCGGTGGCGGCCCTGCTGCTCAACTTTCTGGCCGCCTTCCCCTGCATCCTGGCGGCGACCCTGGCCTTCTCCGCCCTTCCGCCTCTGGGCTGGGCCGGGCTCCTGGCCGGGGCCTACGTGGGCCTGTTCGAGATGGGCCTGACCTTCGTGCTCTGGCTCTCGGCCATGCGTCTGGCCGCGCGCACCCCATCGGGAACGGCCCGGGTGGCCAACCTCATCTTCCTCTCGCCCTTCCTCTCCCTGGTCTTCATCCACTTCCTGCTCGGCGAGGCGATCCGGGCCTCGACCCTGGCCGGACTCGTCTGCATCATCGCGGGCAACGCCCTGCAACAAACTGGCAAACAAACGAAATGA
- a CDS encoding TIGR00730 family Rossman fold protein, which yields MQQSKQYVIDNLSIHESWRLFKIMSEIVDGFESLSDIGPAVSVFGSARATPDSPLYRQTETLARLLAEAGFSVITGGGPGLMEAANKGCYNAGGESIGLHIHLPLEQKYNPYLKIRCDFRYFFIRKLIFVKYALAYIALPGGYGTLDELSEALVLIQTKRIKPFPIVLLGKDYWSGLVDWFRNQLVSNGFCHEADLDLFTVTDSPEEAVNIIKKRVIL from the coding sequence ATGCAACAGTCCAAACAATACGTCATCGACAACCTCTCGATCCATGAATCCTGGCGTCTGTTCAAAATCATGTCCGAGATCGTGGACGGCTTCGAAAGCCTTTCAGACATCGGACCGGCCGTGTCCGTGTTCGGCTCTGCCCGGGCGACTCCGGACTCCCCGCTCTACCGCCAGACCGAAACCCTGGCCCGGCTCCTGGCCGAGGCGGGCTTCTCGGTCATCACCGGCGGCGGCCCCGGGCTCATGGAAGCTGCCAACAAGGGCTGCTACAACGCCGGCGGCGAGTCCATCGGACTGCACATCCATCTACCCCTGGAGCAGAAATACAATCCCTACCTGAAAATCCGCTGCGACTTCAGGTACTTCTTCATCCGCAAGCTCATCTTCGTGAAGTACGCCCTGGCCTACATCGCCCTGCCCGGGGGTTACGGCACCCTGGACGAGCTTTCCGAGGCCCTGGTGCTCATCCAGACCAAGCGCATCAAGCCCTTCCCCATCGTGCTCCTGGGCAAGGACTACTGGAGCGGACTGGTGGACTGGTTCAGGAACCAACTGGTATCCAACGGCTTCTGCCACGAGGCGGACCTGGATCTCTTCACGGTCACGGATTCGCCGGAAGAGGCCGTGAACATCATCAAGAAACGCGTCATCCTCTAG
- a CDS encoding MBL fold metallo-hydrolase RNA specificity domain-containing protein — protein sequence MKITFLGAAQTVTGSCYILENGQNRFSIDCGMHQGNAEIEKRNLDMAPYRPKDLDFVLVTHAHIDHTGLLPRLVAQGFKGPIYATPPTLDLMRIMLLDSAHIQEMEAEWRSRKRLRHGQATEAALYTMADAEACLPLLKPVEYDTTFEPGPGVRVTYRDAGHILGSALIELEYAEKEGATKLVFSGDLGRPDQLLVSDPSQVDTTDYLFLESTYGDRDHKDDRNSLDELAEAVAYAYKNGEKVIIPAFAVERSQQLIYALSLLREQNRLPADMPVYLDSPLAIQATEIFKKHPEYFDLETRERIAAGKNPLDLPNLRLTQNTEQSRAINTSKGPAVVISASGMANAGRIKHHLRHNLWRKGASVVFVGFQAVGTPGRKIVNGAKKITILGEEVAVAAKIFTINGFSGHAGQSELMAWLRRFKDHNHLRVILTHGEPRSQERLAELVRQELGVEAHIAAYREELTLEPGLAMRPVVDVEKAAPRIDWEFLIQDSERLYAEFRKRVEQARQRSWADQTELRDRVMDVNRRMVELISEM from the coding sequence ATGAAGATCACCTTCCTGGGCGCGGCCCAGACCGTCACCGGTTCCTGCTACATCCTGGAGAACGGCCAGAACCGCTTCAGCATCGACTGCGGCATGCACCAGGGCAACGCCGAGATCGAGAAACGCAACCTGGACATGGCGCCCTATCGGCCCAAGGATCTGGACTTCGTCCTGGTGACCCACGCGCACATCGACCACACGGGCCTGCTGCCCCGGCTGGTGGCCCAGGGCTTCAAAGGACCCATCTACGCCACCCCGCCGACCCTGGACCTCATGCGCATCATGCTCCTGGATTCCGCGCACATCCAGGAGATGGAGGCCGAGTGGCGCTCCCGCAAGCGTCTGCGCCACGGCCAAGCCACCGAGGCGGCTCTGTACACCATGGCCGACGCCGAGGCCTGCCTGCCGCTGCTCAAGCCCGTGGAATACGACACGACCTTCGAGCCCGGCCCGGGGGTGCGCGTGACCTACCGCGACGCGGGCCACATCCTGGGCTCCGCGCTCATTGAGTTGGAGTATGCCGAGAAGGAGGGCGCGACCAAGTTGGTCTTCTCCGGCGATCTGGGACGGCCCGACCAGCTCCTCGTCTCCGACCCGAGCCAGGTGGATACCACGGACTACCTCTTTCTGGAGTCCACCTATGGCGACCGCGACCACAAGGACGACCGCAACTCCCTGGACGAACTGGCCGAGGCCGTGGCCTACGCCTACAAGAACGGCGAGAAGGTCATCATTCCCGCCTTCGCCGTGGAGCGCTCACAGCAGCTCATCTACGCCTTATCCCTGCTGCGGGAGCAGAACCGTCTGCCCGCGGACATGCCGGTGTACCTGGACAGCCCACTGGCGATCCAGGCCACCGAGATATTCAAGAAGCATCCGGAGTACTTCGACCTGGAGACCCGCGAACGCATCGCCGCGGGCAAGAATCCCCTGGACCTGCCCAACCTGCGCCTCACCCAGAACACCGAGCAGTCCCGGGCCATCAACACGAGCAAGGGCCCGGCCGTGGTCATCTCGGCCAGCGGCATGGCCAACGCCGGGCGCATCAAGCACCATCTGCGCCACAACCTCTGGCGCAAGGGCGCCAGCGTGGTCTTCGTGGGCTTCCAGGCCGTGGGAACGCCAGGCCGCAAGATCGTCAACGGAGCCAAGAAGATCACCATCCTCGGTGAAGAGGTGGCCGTGGCCGCCAAAATATTCACCATCAACGGATTTTCCGGCCACGCCGGGCAGTCCGAGCTGATGGCCTGGCTGCGGCGCTTCAAGGACCACAACCATCTGCGCGTGATCCTGACCCACGGTGAGCCCCGTTCCCAGGAACGGCTGGCCGAGCTGGTGCGCCAGGAACTGGGCGTGGAGGCCCACATCGCGGCCTACCGCGAGGAATTGACCCTTGAGCCCGGGCTGGCCATGCGGCCTGTGGTGGACGTGGAGAAGGCCGCGCCGCGCATCGACTGGGAGTTCCTCATCCAGGACAGCGAACGGCTCTATGCCGAGTTCCGCAAGCGTGTGGAGCAGGCTCGGCAGCGTTCCTGGGCGGACCAGACCGAACTGCGCGACCGGGTCATGGACGTAAACCGCCGGATGGTGGAACTCATCTCCGAGATGTAG
- the rsmD gene encoding 16S rRNA (guanine(966)-N(2))-methyltransferase RsmD, with translation MRIIAGTYGGRSIKTGEGPGYRPATGKVRGAVFSMLEARGLVWGGLRALDVFAGSGSLGIEALSRGADLAWFLEKDARAAALIADNLKALGVQPGRFRVLRKDALSVLSRPPERPFGLAFVDPPYGQGLLAPALDNLARKQWMEEGGLVLAESEAALPPLRPEGLELLTDRLYGQTRITLWSIKR, from the coding sequence ATGCGGATCATCGCGGGAACTTACGGTGGCCGGAGCATCAAGACCGGCGAGGGCCCGGGCTACCGCCCCGCCACCGGCAAGGTGCGCGGAGCCGTGTTCTCCATGCTTGAGGCCCGGGGTTTGGTGTGGGGCGGCCTGCGCGCGCTGGACGTCTTCGCCGGAAGCGGCAGCCTCGGCATCGAGGCCTTGAGCCGGGGCGCGGACTTGGCTTGGTTCCTGGAGAAGGACGCCCGGGCGGCCGCGCTCATCGCCGACAACCTCAAGGCGCTCGGCGTCCAGCCAGGACGCTTCCGGGTTCTGCGCAAGGACGCCCTCTCCGTGCTTTCGCGGCCGCCGGAGCGGCCCTTCGGCCTGGCCTTCGTGGACCCGCCATATGGGCAAGGACTGCTGGCTCCGGCGCTTGACAACTTGGCGCGAAAGCAGTGGATGGAAGAAGGCGGCCTTGTTCTGGCCGAATCCGAGGCCGCTCTGCCGCCCCTTCGGCCCGAGGGCCTGGAACTTCTCACCGACCGGCTCTACGGTCAGACCAGGATCACCTTATGGAGCATAAAGCGCTGA
- the coaD gene encoding pantetheine-phosphate adenylyltransferase, producing MEHKALNPRLAVYPGTFDPLTKGHLSITSRGLMIFDRVILAVAKSTPKKTLFTVEERVELAREVFREQPNVLVESFDGLLIDYVTRRGAGAVLRGLRAVSDFEYEFQMALMNRRLARDIQTVFLMTDYKWMYLSSTIVKEVACHGGNVKGLVPDEVVSPLYARCVARAREGA from the coding sequence ATGGAGCATAAAGCGCTGAATCCCCGCCTGGCGGTCTACCCGGGCACCTTCGACCCGCTGACCAAGGGGCATCTGTCCATCACCAGCCGTGGGCTGATGATTTTCGACCGGGTCATCCTGGCCGTGGCCAAGAGCACCCCCAAGAAAACGCTCTTCACCGTGGAGGAGCGCGTGGAGCTGGCCCGGGAGGTTTTCCGGGAACAGCCCAACGTGCTGGTGGAGTCCTTCGACGGCCTGCTCATCGACTACGTGACCCGGCGGGGTGCCGGGGCCGTGCTGCGCGGGCTGCGCGCCGTCTCGGACTTCGAGTACGAGTTCCAGATGGCGCTCATGAACCGCCGCCTGGCCCGGGATATCCAGACCGTGTTTTTGATGACCGACTACAAGTGGATGTACCTCTCCTCGACCATCGTCAAGGAAGTGGCCTGCCACGGCGGGAACGTGAAGGGCCTCGTGCCCGACGAGGTCGTCAGCCCGCTCTATGCCCGTTGCGTGGCCCGGGCCCGCGAGGGGGCCTGA